TTTCTTATTCATTTTGTCACTTTTCTGTGATGAAAACTGCTGCATAGGAAGATCCGTCTGATGCGATAACTGACGCTTTTAAGCTGTTCTGAGAAATGTGTAAAATGTCTAGACTTTGGTCTAAATTGTCTTCATGCTTaatgtttacattttctttttaatgtgctACAGATGTAGCAGTCGCAGACCAAGACTAGAAGGTGGTGGATCAGTCCTGAAGATGGCTTTAATGGGTAAATCCTGCAAGTTTTGTATTTAATAAGTCAAGCCGGTGATGATACAAGTTATCCCTGTCTGAACACAAATGTGGACTTATGGTAACCTGAGGCTTGACCGGATGATGTTACAACAATGGCTTTGGTTTCCTGATGTCGTTCAGTAACGTGATTTTCTGTCTTTGCAGACGGACTTGGTGGAGAAGAGGACATGGTACCAGTCTGGATTGATCCAGAAGTCAGATCTGAAGAATTAGAagaatttttcttttctccccatcattacatttttgtttatgtccaaaaaaggaatgttttgttggacacgagcataactagtgccatgttttttcctttaaataagtttacaagtataaaaacattaaatgttttcagttataattgcataaatatttcatttcattactttatatactgtttaaacagaatgtgtggaaaaaataaaaccgatttcatacagcctccgtttgctgccctggaccTGTTTTATAATTCTgcaacacaatgtttctgaaagcagttatatcagcattctgggaggtgattggactacagcattagctgccaatacttgccattgaatctcaatataatactagtattatgttgcataactagtcATAATTCATGCTCATGTTGCATTCAACAGctcaaacagttttaataacacttacCCAAATCTATCTGAATTGAATAGTCATGATAATGATTGTGAATCTTAATTTGAATTGATTCCCAGCCctagttttgaaaataaatgtatgaTTTTTGAGTGGAAATTGGGAGTACCCAAAATGTAGCTAATGCCTATTGGCAATTGTCTTAAACAAATTGCAAGATGTTTTGAATTacattaatttttttcattctgttacaacttatacagttgGACTTCTTGCAAAATGCTACTTTATCAGTGAAGGTTTACCAGGTGTCAGAAAAACAGACTGGGCATACTCTACAAAGTGTAATGTCTGGCAGTTTAAGGGACTACTTTGTTCTACATTGCGGTATCTCAAAAAATGGTATGGTCTTCTCATCTGTCAGAAAAAAGACCAGCAGTACAAAATTAAGAGCTttgtgaattattttttttttcaataaaatgtCTGAGCAAAGAAGTTGGAGATGAAGATCCCGAGAACATGAAAGTGGATCACATTGGTGTGTCAATGTGCCCTTGCAATCTGGCAGCTGGAGTTGCTTGGTTAGCTTGTGCTCTCCAAAAAAGAATCTGATGCACTCACTATTTAATCAAGCAGTAAAAGCTTTCAAATCAGCAGGTGTTAAAAGTGTGGACTATATTCTAATGAAGCGGGTcttcaggtctggttctgcttGTTTAACATTCGTCCCAGTGACATCTGACTTCAATGAATCGATCATCAGCTTGTCCCCAAGTTCTGCACTGGTATATTGATCCATTTGTTTCAATGGCTGTTAATGGTACTAACGTTTAAGAAGGCTGCAACAATCAGGGAACGTCTCAGAAGATTGAATGTTATACGTATTCAAAAGTGGATACTTTAATGGCAgcaataaattatatttttccTGTTGGGTACCTTTCAGTCCCTGATTTCAAGAGAAATGAGAACAGCCCATATGTAATACCGAAGCCACATTAGAACTGAACCTCTTTAATACAATGAATAAAGTTCAACTTTAAAGTGTACAGCGTGTGAGAAGTAATATAAATCCAGAGTGCAGCAGCTGGTGGTCAGTCTTTGGTCAATCGGTAAGATTTCTTCTTCAGATTTTCGAGAAAGATTTTCTCTTCTTCAAGAAATTCATGGTCCTAAGAGAAGAAACAACTCAGCTTAAGACACAGCTTAAGCACTTAAAATTGAGATTCAGACTGTGTAGAAATACACTAAAGATGTTTAGAAACATAAATATCAATGAAATACAGCAAGACCAACTggtaaataatttctttaactGGTTACCTTTTGGGCCGTGTACCTCCACAGAGCCAGACTGGCCTCAAGCGCCATGGACTGGGAGTTGCCCAAATAATTAGGGAGGATATTTGGGGTTGATGTCAGCTCTGGGTCAGGTAACACTGGAGCTGCTTCaagaaaaatcaaaacaatatTTCAAAAAGTAATGAAGCTAACTAAAAAGTCACATGAAGTTAGGTTTCTGAACCCATTAGAAATGTTAGGTGTTCAAACTCACTGGGGAAAACAGGTAAAGGTGAGCTGGAAGAGTTTTGTCTCAGCATTTCTGTGTCCTGCTGGTGATGACTCAACTGCATTCGCTCCTAAGAATAGCAGATGTTTGAAACACGCTCAGCAGTCATCAGTGTGTTGTGCAGTCTGAGGGTTATAACACGTACACACCTTCAGGATACGTTGCTCCTGCTGTCTCAGGTGCTCCGTTTGAGACTGAATATTTCTCAGCCGTGCCTCATGCGTGGCTTCCACACCTTTTGACTCCTGCAGCGCCTGTTCTCCTTCCTCATACTTCTCTGCAGCGAGCTGTGAAAGTGAAATGTTACTCCTTGTACGCTTGAGAACATGCAGGGGTTCAGTGTTGTGTGAAGTCACCTTGCTGAAGGCCTCCACCTCCTGGGCCCGGGTCTTGAGTCTCAGAGCTGTGCTGCTTattttctccttctctctctccagCTCCTCTTTTCGTCTGTCCAGAGTCTCTCGCTCCTGTGCCACCGCCATCTCCTTCTGTTTCAGCTCTGCCGTGTGAAGCTTCAGGTCAGCCTGTTCCTATGAAAGGAACAGCAAATatacagaggtggaaaaagtacaaaaatattgtacttaagtaaaagtacagattttctgcttgaaaattacttaagtaaaagtaaaaagtacccattaagaacattgcttaggtaaaagtataaaagtacctcaaattaaatataataaagtaccaaaagtacatggtgtaaaatgtacttaagtaaaaaaagtaaaaagtacaaaattcaaagtacaaaattattttcaaaactattgcaaagaaatgaagtcccaacattgtcatgctgtcgaaagtggctttattccaagaatttgcttacaactctaaataatggtgatattattctgacccctttagcgtttgtctccattaccccattttcatttaatgtaagactttaatttgtagcgagtaacgacgtgtccaattttaaatatagcggattaaaagtacgattttttccttgaaaatgtaatgaagtaaaagtaaaagtacagaaaaataaaagtatcaataaaaatacaaattctcaaaaatcttacttaagtacagtaactaagtacttgtacttcgttactttacaccactgcaaATATATATGACATTTATGTGTACTTGTGGGTCCAATGTGTGCAGAAAGACTGAAATACAGTGAAATGATTTAGTCTCAGAACTATGAAAATAGAATGAGGCAAATCTTTATGTATTTTTAACAATTTATAAATGGTGAGGCTCACCTGTGCCAGAGAGATGATGGAGCCTTCTCTCCTCTCCAAGAGACTGTTAACCTCTCGCTCGGCCCTCTCGTGCCGGTGCTTCTCCTGGGCGTGGAAGTGGTTCCACTCGGCTGCcagcttcctcctctcctcggCACAATGCTGCATCACTAACTTCTGCTCGTCCAGCAACGTGCTCTGATGGAGAGAAGGACGTGGAGGAGAGGGTGAGTGCATGGCATGGACGTTAACCTGACCTGATGTGGATGTTTGGCAGCCTCACCTTGGCCCGCTCCAGCTCCTCTCTCTCCATGCTGCTCTGCATGTTGAGGAcccgccgctcctcctccaggcCTCGCTGAAGCGACTCTGCTTTGGCCGTCTCCGCTGTCACCTTCCAGCGTtcctggaacgttttaaaatcATTTTGTTTTGCTTAATTTTTTACTGTTTGAGAGGATAAGTGCAGAATAAAGAAGAACGTGGACTCTAGTTGTATGATTTGGGGTTATTCTCATGCTGCAGACGCAACCTGGGAAGAGCCATAATTCAGCCACTGGTTCAATCTGCTGgctgcatacaggactgtctcagaaaattagaatattgtagttttctgtaatgcaattacaaaaacagaaatgtcatacattctggattcattacaaatcaactgaaatattgcaagccttttattattttaatattgctgatcatggcttacagtttaagaaaactcaaatatcctatctcaaaaaattagaatattctgggaatcttaatcttaaactgtaagccataatcagcaatattaaaataataaaaggcttgcaatatttcagctgatttgtaatgaatccagaatgtatgacatttttgtttttttaaattgcattacagaaaataaagaactttatcacaatattataattttctgagacagtcctgtagatgctCCTTCACACTAACATCTCTGAGATTACATTATTGGTTGTAAAAATGGAGTAAAATCCCTCCTGCATTACTCTTGTCGCTCTGTCTGCAGTCCCTCAGTTCCGTAAGGACAAAATAGCAGATCCTATTCCGTACTTGTTTATCTAATTACTCAGTGATCTGACAAGAAATggttaaaatgcattttttatCCTATTGCAGCAACATCTCCTTTTGAACTTTGTGTGGGATCTTATTTCTTGGGCTTTGGAAAGGTTAAACAGCTTCTCCCACATGAAATCAACATTTCCCATTACATTAGTTTTTTAACATTGCTGTATTACATCACATTAGCAGAATAGCATCTAAATCACAATGTGAAATGCTTCAGCTGAATATACCAACACAGCTGTGTGAGGCGTGCTTCTCCGGAGCATTTTAAACACCTAAAACTCCAGGGACAGCACTCTTGGCACCTCTGAAATGCTGTCATTTCAAAGCAATGTCCTAAAACAGGATTTGCCCTTGGTGTTGTGTTTGTACACTCCCACCTTCTCCAGCTGCCTCTGTTGTTCATTGAGCTGACTGTCCATCCTGGAAATAATTTCCTTGAGGTATGCTTTCTCCTCGTCCATGGCCTTCTGTTGTCGGGCCAGACGGTCCTGCATTGCTGAGACAGGCATTCGGAGAGTGACCTTAAACCCAGCTGCACTCTGAGTCCACCATGTGCCCAGTTTATGACTTGACCTATTTGTGCAAAgcgagtgtgtgcgtgtgaggtACTTTGAAGCTGCTCATCTCTGTGCCGTGCTCCTTGCTCCAGGCCGTGAGTGGTGTGCTGGTGTGTGCTCTCCACCCGAGAAGAGAGCTCTCCGAGCCGAGAGGAGAAGTGCTCCATCTGCTCAATCACTCCTGCGAGAGAcctggacaaaaaaaacaaacaaagaaagcaGTGGAATCACAAGCATATACTCGAAAACTGTGTGAAAATCTCTGCCAGGATGAACTGGCCAGTTTTTAAAATATGCACATAGAAAAGCAGCAATACTTTCCAAAAACAGCCTGTTTAGAAATATGCATAATATTCTGCAAATCTAATCAAAATTGTCCCAAGCAAAAATATTGTAGTCCATGGGAACAGAAAAATGTTCTTGACAAGAATTCCTAAAATGAGCCTCGTTTGAGGCAAAAGTCTATataaaagatgtttttttagttttttaaacaAGGTTATGAGAACTTCAGTTTCAACAATCTGGGAGGAATTCTGACGGAGGCAAACACCCACAAACAAGGCAAAAGAAAGCCACAGATGAGTTATTTTTCATCTAAAATAATAACAACCTCATAATTTTCATACCAGTTCAgctgttttaaatgtacttagGCTGCATGGGCAGAGGCTCACTATGACATCATGCAGCACAGGAGTTAAATGGATGGCTAAATGCTCTTCAAATACAGATCATATGGCAGAGCAGAAACAGCCTATAACAGCATATGCTGTACAAAAACAAGCTCAACactcacaaacataaaacagagcGCTATCTGGACTTAACATTACATTATAACAGGATACCTGCACACTGAGCACCAACACCAAACATTTACAAATCACATACAGACAGCTGTCAAAAAGGAAAATGTCACTTATCAGCTGtacatgtttttccttttaacCTTCGATTTCTCACCTTGTCTGAGTTGTTGCACTCGTGACGGCATCGATCTCCTCTTCCTTTAGTCTCTTCAGCCTCTGGATCTGATCTTCATGGTCTTTCTTCATCTCCAGGATGGATTTTCTGGAAGGTAAAGGTGGATGAATGTGAAAAATACATACATGAATCGTACCATTAATGTTCTGAAAAAGGTTTCATAGAATGAAGATGAGTTAATAAATTAGATTAACAATGTTGTTTTTGCAGTCTGAACAAAGTAGGCATATGTTACCTTTTACAGAAATTATATTACTACTGTTATCAACCCAATCCATGGCTCAGATGAAGCTTTCCCAAGTTTACCTCTGGAGATCTCGAAGTCTCTCCACCTCCTGGTCTCTGTCCTGCTGGGCTTGTGCCACTTTCCGATGGTACTGAGCCTGCAGCGCCGAGCGCTCCTCCTCAGCTGATCGTGTTAATGTGGCCAGCCGTTCCATTAGGTCTTCACACTCGAGGCGCAATCGGTTCTCCCTCTGGGCTGCTGCCTCTTCCAACAGCTTCACTCGAGCCctggaaaaaagcaaaaaaatatacTTACGTATTGAGCAGGAAAACGTGCGAGCATATGAACGTAAACGCTGCACATTGGTCTCACTTGTGCGTGCTCTCCATGAACTCCATGTCCTGTTTATGCCTGTGCTGGATGTTCTCCAGCATCATTTGGCTTTGGTCTCGCTCCAGCTTCAGTGTCTTCACCTGGATGTGAATACAAGTATACTTTAGGTGAGGTAAGTGAAAGTGAGAAGGTTTGGAGGCTTTTTTCCTCCCGTGTTAGTAACATGCAAGGCCACCATCAGCACGTACTTGTCCTTCCAACTCCATGATGCGAGCCTGCAAACTTTGATAATCCTCAGATTGTTCTTTAAGTTTCTGCAGGGTCGCTGCGTCACAAACACCTCGGGGACCCGGCAACAGAGTCTGCAATCAACGTCAAATCATGTGTTCAATctcataatgaaaagaaaaatcttgaaAGTTAATCATGGTAAGAAGGTTAGAACCTGCTGTTGTTGTAACAGCTGCTGCAGATTGTCTGTTGTAAAAGCCACCTGTTCAGAAGAAGGAGTCAGTTTTAAACCACTTATTACATTTTGGGATTATCAGATCTTCAACTTGAAATGAAAACAGTACCTGTTGTTGAAGAGGAACTGATGTGTTCTGCATCAGGCTTTGTTGCGGAactacaaagaaaaagaaaaatctggatAACAATCACGAGAAGCTGCCAAAAGTGGATTTTAAAGCAGCGAGAGATGCCAGGGAGTGGAAAACTGCTGAACTACGCCTACAGTTACCTACGCCAGAATGTGCCAGGCGGCATAGGAGGCCAAGCGCCCGGAAACGACGGTTGTTGCAGGGTTTCATTTGCAGCTTGACTGGCCTCCTTTAGCCCCACGGATCCGTTACTGGATGGAAAAGGGTGGGGTTGGGACGGACTAATGGCAGAAACAGAGGCTGGTGGGGGACGAGTGACCTGACCGGGGGAATCTGAGGGATGAAACAAACTAAGAGTTTGTTCAGAGTCTACTTGGGGACGGGGAGGGTTTGGTCGGGATGATgttaaagaaggaagaaggtCATGCTGAACCGTGGGAGTGGATTCGATAGCAGTATAAAGAGACTGAGGTGGAGCTGAGGTTAAAGAAGGAATGGGATCTATACGAGAGGAACCACCAGGATGAGAGACTTTGAGCACGACAAGACATCAGATGATCATATGAAGtggtaacatttttttttaaaatgtttgtaaAGGAGTATTATGGCTTTAAAAAACTGGGATGTAGTGCAGTATAATTTCATTGTTTCATTCAGATGATGGAGGAGTAGCTGAGTTAATTACCTTTGTTTGGCTGCTCCTCTCTGACAGGGGTGGAGTGAGCTGCAGGGCTGGGTTGTCCAAGAAAAGAGTTAGTCCACAAAACGTTGTCACTTACAGGGATTTAATACATTTACTAAAACAAGAAATCTTACCGTAGCTCCTTGATTGATGGGAAAGTTTCTTCTTTGCCACTAGGAGTTTGTGAAATGTCTTGAATACTAAAAATAAAACGGTTATGTAGTTATTTGCTGCTTGTTTTACTATCATCAtacattttctgctgttttttaTGCGTATTACACGATACCTTACAACTGATGGTTTGTCCTGCTTGGAAGTTCTTGCCTCCGTGTTTGACAGGGCCAGAGCTTTCTTCCTGCTCAGTGCTCCAGCTAACCAgtcatcctcttcctcctccggcTGGACTCTCTGACCCTCAGACTGGGTTGGTTTGGTGTCAGCCTGGTCGTCTGCTGGCATTTTTGCAACGGACGTGGACTGACTTCCATTGAAAGAGGATTTTTTCTCTAACAGGGGAGAGGAGGGGATCTTCGGGGAATCTTCTGCACTTCTCATCTTTTTGGGACCATCTTCTATATAGCTGGGCTCGTCATTCACCTTGAGGCCAAGCCAGTCGGCCGAGTTGCGATGTCGAAGGGAGACGGAGGGTTTTGGTTTTGTGTCTGAGGTAGAAGCGCTGACATCGTCCGTAGAAAACCTGAGCAACAGAAGACAtgttaggaaaaaaaaacagaaaaaaataacatatttattgTGAACTTGGGAATACTGCGGGGGGAAGGCGTACCTTACGGACTGTCTGCGGGACTGGCGTCCCTCCGGAGTGGACCCCAGAGTGGGCTGATAAGACCCAAACGTGAGCTCATCTTCTAAAAGAGGAAATAATTAACAGTAACATAATTAAATCATTTTAATATATGAAAATTACTGTTAGTCAGAACCCCAATGAGGACAAAACCCAGGATATTCTCCAACCTTTAGCTGTGGAAATCCTCTCCTGCTGCTTCTCTTGAGACTGAAGCTGCTCCTTCATCTCGCCTGTGGGCGGTCGCTCCAGGAGTCGCGGTGAAGTGAAACTCTCGAGGATATCGTTGATTTTAGTACGTGGTCTCTGAGGGACGTCGCTCCTGGAAGTAACACAGAAATGAGAAGCAGTAATAGGAGGAAGTTCGCCTTCTGCACAAAAACGAGATGGTAAAATAacttaatgaaaaaataatgcaGATAAAGTAAAAAGCCCAAAGCCCAAGGGC
This window of the Cololabis saira isolate AMF1-May2022 chromosome 21, fColSai1.1, whole genome shotgun sequence genome carries:
- the LOC133421514 gene encoding fas-binding factor 1 homolog isoform X3; this translates as MASKTKAKASESLFGDDDDLLDSLFDNRKQPVRSKGIRAGPQNHSFASDNLFSRMAEEVKQDGLDFEDSDVSGADPSDILKDMKNMDDMEADLFTSEKKPSSAPAQTKPLGNQGPKKDPTVFEKNANPEGADKPSEGGKKPNSPPPSTTRSYKKFTFSDDPLDDLLPDETKPQPKSRQTTHEKPVSSASASPILKQESKKATKKGVLSFNEDPDDLMDALGFDSDNNNPKKKESPLWSNKERSDVPQRPRTKINDILESFTSPRLLERPPTGEMKEQLQSQEKQQERISTAKEDELTFGSYQPTLGSTPEGRQSRRQSVRFSTDDVSASTSDTKPKPSVSLRHRNSADWLGLKVNDEPSYIEDGPKKMRSAEDSPKIPSSPLLEKKSSFNGSQSTSVAKMPADDQADTKPTQSEGQRVQPEEEEDDWLAGALSRKKALALSNTEARTSKQDKPSVVSIQDISQTPSGKEETFPSIKELRPAAHSTPVREEQPNKDPIPSLTSAPPQSLYTAIESTPTVQHDLLPSLTSSRPNPPRPQVDSEQTLSLFHPSDSPGQVTRPPPASVSAISPSQPHPFPSSNGSVGLKEASQAANETLQQPSFPGAWPPMPPGTFWLPQQSLMQNTSVPLQQQTLLPGPRGVCDAATLQKLKEQSEDYQSLQARIMELEGQVKTLKLERDQSQMMLENIQHRHKQDMEFMESTHKARVKLLEEAAAQRENRLRLECEDLMERLATLTRSAEEERSALQAQYHRKVAQAQQDRDQEVERLRDLQRKSILEMKKDHEDQIQRLKRLKEEEIDAVTSATTQTRSLAGVIEQMEHFSSRLGELSSRVESTHQHTTHGLEQGARHRDEQLQTMQDRLARQQKAMDEEKAYLKEIISRMDSQLNEQQRQLEKERWKVTAETAKAESLQRGLEEERRVLNMQSSMEREELERAKSTLLDEQKLVMQHCAEERRKLAAEWNHFHAQEKHRHERAEREVNSLLERREGSIISLAQEQADLKLHTAELKQKEMAVAQERETLDRRKEELEREKEKISSTALRLKTRAQEVEAFSKLAAEKYEEGEQALQESKGVEATHEARLRNIQSQTEHLRQQEQRILKERMQLSHHQQDTEMLRQNSSSSPLPVFPTAPVLPDPELTSTPNILPNYLGNSQSMALEASLALWRYTAQKDHEFLEEEKIFLENLKKKSYRLTKD